The following coding sequences are from one Ornithodoros turicata isolate Travis chromosome 1, ASM3712646v1, whole genome shotgun sequence window:
- the LOC135369826 gene encoding uncharacterized protein LOC135369826, with product MEQGSLSELERRLLRLSQEFGMTLYQDDPVREPAESSLESASDTEDGDTSVSTDEPTPEEQNRTLNDWCDCRICGQMPTVQERICCRGINEVLRKQSKGCITENEHFRTVCLHTEVLSVTLCEPQDPNTPDSNQQQAQERGYSLLVIPVQP from the exons ATGGAACAAGGATCGCTTTCCGAACTCGAGAGGAGGCTTCTGAGACTGAGCCAGGAATTCGGGATGACACTATATCAGGACGATCCTGTACGAGAGCCTGCAGAAAGTTCACTGGAGTCGGCGTCGGATACAGAAGACGGTGACACAAGCGTCTCCACGGACGAACCGACTCCGGAAGAACAAAATAGGACGCTAAATGACTG GTGTGATTGTCGCATATGCGGACAAATGCCGACTGTACAGGAACGCATTTGTTGCCGCGGCATCAACGAGGTGCTACGCAAACAATCGAAGGGTTGTATCACAGAGAACGAGCACTTCCGCACAGTGTGTTTGCACACTGAGGTCCTTTCTGTCACGCTGTGCGAGCCTCAGGATCCCAATACGCCAGATTCGAATCAGCAACAAGCGCAAGAAAGAGGGTACAG CCTCTTGGTTATACCTGTACAGCCTTGA
- the LOC135369819 gene encoding carboxypeptidase Q-like: protein MRAHIVTIAVLSLIPKTFTWTSDSLNCTGLSQGVLKEIRGYAPTAKRIIDHVLSGPGRGKTYDDLALFVDKFGHRLTGSESLENSIDYMVDLLERKNLSMVWTENVTVTPWVRGTEVAWMTKPRKKYLNILGLGGSIATGQRGITGRVHVVSTFEELNQTASEACGKIVLLNAPFVKYSETVVYRYQSAAAASRAGALAVLIRSISPFSIDSPHTGIMEYEEGIKKIPAAALSIEDAELIERISKRGETVEVHLYMEAALKSQTVSRNTIADIRGREKPDELVLVSGHLDSWDVGQGAMDDGGGAFISWRALETLRELDLTPRRTLRVVLWTSEEQGLIGAKAYFDAHSKEPYSIVMESDHGTFKPLGLTFSGNSTDAQCIVREVVFLMDSMNATELVEGDTTPDLKYFVEAGVPGAGLHNENDKYFYFHHSQGDTMTVLNSTELDMCTALWTVSSYVFADMSIMLPR from the exons ATGCGGGCTCACATTGTAACCATTGCAGTTCTCTCTCTTATTCCAAAGACGTTCACGTGGACGTCGGACAGCCTTAATTGCACAGGATTATCCCAGGGTGTCTTGAAGGAAATCCGTGGCTACGCGCCCACAGCAAAGAGGATCATAGACCATGTCTTGTCAGGACCGGGTAGGGGAAAAACGTACGACGACCTCGCACTGTTTGTGGACAAGTTTGGCCACCGACTGACCGGATCAGAGAGCCTGGAAAATTCCATCGACTACATGGTCGATCTGCTCGAGAGGAAAAACTTGAGCATGGTGTGGACGGAGAATGTGACCGTGACCCCTTGGGTTCGCGGCACCGAAGTCGCCTGGATGACCAAGCCCAGGAAGAAATACTTGAATATATTGGGTTTGGGCGGCAGCATAGCCACCGGACAGCGAGGCATCACAGGTCGGGTTCATGTGGTTTCGACCTTTGAGGAGCTGAACCAAACTGCTTCAGAG GCGTGTGGCAAGATCGTGTTGCTGAACGCGCCTTTCGTCAAGTATTCGGAGACAGTTGTGTACCGATATCAGTCCGCTGCTGCAGCTAGCCGAGCCGGAGCCTTGGCAGTTCTCATTCGTTCCATTAGTCCTTTCTCCATCGACAGTCCTCACACCGGCATTATGGAATACGAGGAAGGAATAAAGAAGATACCCGCTGCAGCTCTGTCCATCGAGGATGCAGAACTCATAGAAAGGATATCGAAGAGAG GAGAAACTGTCGAAGTTCATCTGTACATGGAAGCAGCGCTTAAATCACAAACCGTATCCCGAAACACCATTGCTGACATCAGGGGCAGAGAAAAACCGGACGAG CTGGTCCTTGTCTCGGGCCACCTCGACAGCTGGGACGTTGGTCAAGGTGCAATGGACGACGGCGGGGGAGCTTTCATATCCTGGAGGGCACTCGAGACCTTACGTGAGCTAGACCTGACACCGCGGAGAACCCTTCGGGTCGTCCTCTGGACGTCCGAGGAGCAAGGTTTGATTGGAGCCAAGGCTTATTTTGACGCACATTCCAAAGAGCCGTACAGCATCGTCATGGAGTCAGACCATGGCACGTTCAAACCTCTAGGACTGACGTTTTCGGGCAACAGTACAGATGCTCAGTGTATCGTGCGGGAAGTTGTTTTCCTAATGGACTCCATGAACGCGACGGAGCTTGTGGAAGGCGATACGACACCGGACCTCAAGTATTTTGTTGAAGCGGGTGTTCCAGGAGCTGGGTTACACAATGAGAATGACAAGTACTTTTACTTCCACCACTCCCAAGGCGACACAATGACGGTACTGAATTCTACAGAGCTGGACATGTGCACTGCTTTGTGGACTGTCTCATCCTACGTGTTCGCCGATATGAGCATCATGTTGCCGCGATGA